In Vicinamibacterales bacterium, a single window of DNA contains:
- the ispE gene encoding 4-(cytidine 5'-diphospho)-2-C-methyl-D-erythritol kinase, with translation MSSFTYHAHAKVNLSLRVMGRRPDGFHELKTVFQSLALHDTLTFEPCEGPLTLDCRTPGIPLDSRNLIVRAAQLIWREGAGRGGEPDGVRVTLSKRVPAQGGLGGGSSDGAAALVAFDRWWGTHLPRTALFALGARLGADVPFFLCGGTALGLERGDEIYPLVDATARWVVLVFPPFGVSTPDAFRWFDEDNDARRDTGVALIDTAKDPRASLLPCGASLLACDQIVNDLEPPVTRRHPEIGHVRRLLELAGAEDTAMTGSGSTVFGLFTVKVDARGAADRLTAAGWSALVTRTATRRQARLLV, from the coding sequence ATGTCCAGTTTCACCTATCACGCCCACGCGAAGGTCAATCTCAGCCTGAGGGTCATGGGACGTCGTCCCGACGGCTTCCATGAATTGAAGACGGTGTTCCAGTCGCTGGCCCTGCACGACACGCTGACATTCGAGCCGTGCGAGGGCCCGCTCACGCTCGACTGCCGCACACCCGGGATTCCGTTGGACAGCCGCAACCTGATCGTGCGTGCAGCGCAGTTGATTTGGCGAGAGGGAGCCGGCCGCGGTGGCGAGCCGGACGGCGTGCGCGTGACGTTGTCCAAGCGGGTCCCGGCGCAGGGCGGGCTGGGTGGTGGGAGTTCCGACGGCGCGGCGGCGCTCGTGGCGTTCGACCGATGGTGGGGCACCCATCTGCCGCGCACCGCGCTGTTCGCGCTTGGCGCCCGTCTTGGCGCCGACGTGCCGTTCTTCCTGTGCGGGGGCACCGCGCTCGGCCTCGAACGTGGGGACGAGATCTATCCGCTGGTGGACGCGACGGCGCGCTGGGTGGTACTGGTCTTCCCGCCCTTCGGCGTCTCCACGCCGGATGCGTTCCGGTGGTTCGACGAGGACAACGACGCACGCAGGGACACCGGCGTCGCCCTAATCGACACGGCGAAGGACCCCCGCGCCAGCCTGTTGCCGTGCGGTGCGAGCCTCCTGGCCTGCGACCAGATCGTCAACGACCTCGAGCCGCCGGTCACCCGCCGCCATCCCGAGATCGGCCACGTGCGTCGCCTCCTCGAACTGGCGGGCGCTGAAGACACGGCCATGACCGGCAGCGGCTCGACCGTCTTTGGTCTGTTCACCGTCAAGGTCGATGCACGCGGCGCCGCCGACCGCCTGACCGCCGCCGGCTGGAGTGCGCTCGTGACCCGGACGGCGACCAGGCGGCAGGCTCGCCTGCTTGTCTGA
- a CDS encoding ribose-phosphate pyrophosphokinase — MRMAFAELKVFSGSAHPELAAEIAGHLGIPIGQARLSRFPDTEVSFQIDENIRGTDVFVVQPTSPPVDQHLVELLIMIDAFRRSSAARITAVIPYYGYARQDRKDKPRVPISAKLVANVLSAAGANRVLTMDLHKAQIQGFFDIPVDHLFAAPVIIEHLARQRLPNLTIVAPDAGGAERARAYAKRLGAELAVVDKRRSQETGAAEVMNVIGGVEGRTCILQDDIVDTAGTMQKAALALKKNGAERVVACAVHGVLSGPAIARIEQSPIEKMIVTNTIRLDDQRARCDKIVVLSVARLLAQAIRSIHEESSVSSLFV; from the coding sequence ATGAGGATGGCTTTCGCGGAGCTGAAAGTCTTTTCCGGCAGCGCACATCCCGAACTGGCCGCGGAAATTGCGGGTCATCTCGGGATTCCCATCGGTCAGGCGCGACTGAGCCGCTTTCCGGACACCGAGGTGTCGTTCCAGATTGACGAGAACATCCGCGGCACGGATGTGTTCGTGGTGCAGCCCACGAGCCCCCCGGTCGATCAGCATCTCGTCGAGCTGTTGATCATGATCGATGCGTTCCGCCGGTCGTCGGCCGCGCGCATCACGGCGGTGATTCCGTACTACGGCTACGCGCGGCAGGACCGCAAGGACAAGCCGCGGGTGCCGATCTCGGCGAAGCTCGTCGCGAACGTGTTGAGCGCCGCGGGGGCGAACCGGGTGCTGACCATGGACCTGCACAAGGCGCAGATCCAGGGCTTCTTCGACATTCCGGTCGATCACCTGTTCGCCGCGCCGGTCATCATCGAGCACCTGGCGCGTCAGCGGCTGCCGAACCTGACGATCGTGGCGCCGGACGCCGGGGGTGCCGAGCGCGCGCGCGCCTACGCTAAGCGGCTCGGGGCGGAACTGGCGGTCGTGGACAAGCGCCGCTCGCAGGAAACGGGCGCGGCGGAGGTGATGAACGTCATCGGTGGCGTCGAGGGTCGCACCTGCATCCTCCAGGACGACATCGTCGACACCGCTGGGACGATGCAGAAGGCGGCACTGGCGCTGAAGAAGAACGGCGCCGAACGCGTGGTGGCGTGCGCGGTGCACGGCGTGCTGTCCGGGCCCGCGATCGCCCGCATCGAGCAGTCGCCGATCGAGAAGATGATCGTCACCAACACGATCCGCCTGGACGACCAGCGGGCGCGGTGCGACAAGATCGTGGTGTTGTCGGTGGCGCGCCTGCTCGCGCAGGCGATCCGGAGCATCCACGAGGAGAGTTCGGTTTCATCGTTGTTTGTGTAG
- a CDS encoding 50S ribosomal protein L25: MEAILEAVKRDRFGKNEAGRIRREGRLPSVLYGGVKDESGKPEALPISIEPKDLMRILHSQSGANTLITLKVDDQSPMVMLKEYQLDPVTHHLLHADFYRIAMDKAIQVTVPIVLRGEAPGVKQQGGLLDFVHREIEIECLPGDIPEHIEVDVSNLMLGQSVRLREITESVKWKPLAEVDLMLIHIVAPKAEAEPTPAEGEVAAVPAEPEVIKKGKTDKEEEAEPETKAKK; encoded by the coding sequence ATGGAAGCCATACTTGAAGCCGTCAAGCGGGATCGGTTCGGCAAGAACGAGGCAGGGCGCATCCGGCGTGAAGGGCGGCTCCCCTCGGTGCTCTACGGGGGCGTGAAGGACGAATCGGGCAAGCCCGAGGCGCTGCCGATTTCGATCGAACCGAAGGACCTGATGCGCATCCTGCACTCGCAGTCGGGCGCCAACACCCTGATCACCTTGAAGGTCGACGACCAGTCGCCGATGGTGATGCTGAAGGAATACCAGCTCGACCCCGTCACGCACCACCTCCTGCACGCCGACTTCTACCGCATCGCGATGGACAAGGCGATCCAGGTCACCGTTCCCATCGTGCTGCGCGGCGAGGCGCCGGGCGTGAAGCAGCAGGGCGGCCTGCTCGACTTCGTCCACCGCGAGATCGAGATCGAGTGCCTGCCGGGCGACATCCCCGAGCACATCGAGGTGGACGTGTCGAACCTCATGCTGGGCCAGAGCGTGCGCCTGCGGGAGATCACCGAGAGCGTCAAGTGGAAGCCGTTGGCCGAGGTGGATCTCATGCTGATCCACATCGTCGCCCCGAAGGCCGAGGCCGAGCCGACGCCGGCCGAGGGTGAAGTGGCGGCCGTGCCGGCTGAGCCAGAGGTCATCAAGAAGGGCAAGACCGACAAGGAAGAGGAAGCGGAACCCGAGACGAAAGCCAAGAAGTAG
- the pth gene encoding aminoacyl-tRNA hydrolase: MKLIVGLGNPGKKYRDTRHNIGFAIADELARRFGTTFEAAPAEALMARARSFGPEGTLLLKPLTMMNLSGFAVSELARYFRIAIGDLLVVADDVNLPLGRLRVRPGGSAGGHNGLRSIIEQLGTQEFARLRVGVGRGDPRRDLADYVLAGFDADERPVVTESIGRAADASEMFVAEGIERVMNRFNGPADDVSE, translated from the coding sequence ATGAAGCTGATTGTGGGGCTCGGCAACCCGGGGAAGAAGTACCGCGACACGCGCCACAACATTGGCTTCGCGATCGCGGACGAATTGGCGCGGCGGTTCGGGACGACATTCGAGGCCGCGCCGGCCGAGGCGCTGATGGCGCGCGCCCGGTCGTTCGGTCCCGAGGGGACGCTGCTCCTCAAGCCGCTGACGATGATGAACCTCAGCGGCTTCGCGGTGTCGGAACTGGCCCGTTACTTTCGGATCGCGATCGGCGATCTGCTCGTGGTCGCCGACGACGTGAACCTGCCGCTCGGACGGTTGCGTGTGCGACCGGGCGGGTCGGCGGGTGGGCACAACGGCCTCCGGTCGATCATCGAGCAGTTGGGGACGCAGGAATTCGCGAGGCTGCGTGTGGGCGTCGGTCGCGGCGATCCTCGACGGGACCTGGCCGACTACGTCCTGGCCGGGTTCGACGCGGACGAGCGACCGGTGGTGACCGAGTCGATCGGGCGCGCGGCTGACGCGAGTGAGATGTTCGTCGCCGAGGGCATCGAGCGGGTGATGAACCGCTTCAACGGCCCGGCCGACGATGTGTCCGAGTAG
- the rpsF gene encoding 30S ribosomal protein S6 gives MSATRQYELVYIVSPDASEQEVTDLHTQVEAQIARIGGELVKSENWGRRKMAYEIGPHKEGVYVLELINGSGELMKELERRLRVSEKVLRYLVVRVDEELRAAERTRSRRKVRTGPPGGEGMGHGSDYSDSGDDRDDAEV, from the coding sequence ATGAGCGCAACGCGACAGTACGAACTCGTCTACATTGTCTCGCCCGACGCGAGCGAGCAGGAGGTCACCGATCTGCACACGCAGGTCGAGGCCCAGATCGCCCGCATCGGCGGCGAACTGGTGAAGTCCGAGAACTGGGGCCGCCGCAAGATGGCCTACGAAATCGGGCCGCACAAGGAAGGTGTCTACGTCCTCGAGCTGATCAACGGTTCCGGCGAGCTGATGAAGGAGCTCGAGCGGCGCCTGCGGGTCAGTGAGAAGGTCCTGCGCTACCTCGTCGTCCGCGTGGACGAGGAGTTGCGGGCTGCCGAGCGCACCCGCTCGCGGCGGAAGGTCCGGACCGGGCCTCCCGGAGGCGAGGGAATGGGCCACGGAAGTGACTACTCTGACAGCGGCGACGACCGCGATGACGCGGAGGTATAG
- the rpsR gene encoding 30S ribosomal protein S18 → MADEQRRGGGGGRGRGSASRNADKGTGQRRSLFRRRKVCKFCSEKIDYIDYKDVRMLMPFVPDRGKILPRRISGVCAPHQRALQTAIKRARQLALVPYVTD, encoded by the coding sequence ATGGCGGACGAACAGAGACGAGGTGGTGGTGGCGGGCGTGGCCGTGGAAGCGCGTCGCGCAATGCAGACAAGGGAACCGGGCAGCGGCGATCGCTCTTCCGCCGCCGCAAGGTGTGCAAGTTCTGCTCCGAGAAGATCGACTACATCGACTACAAGGACGTGCGGATGCTGATGCCGTTCGTGCCGGATCGCGGCAAGATCCTGCCGCGCCGAATCTCGGGCGTGTGCGCGCCGCACCAGCGCGCGCTGCAGACGGCCATCAAGCGGGCCCGTCAGCTCGCCCTCGTGCCCTACGTGACGGACTGA
- the rplI gene encoding 50S ribosomal protein L9: MEVILREHIDNLGRRGDVVKVADGYARNFLLPRKLALPVNEQNRRQIERERKVAEARELAERQDAEAIAAKLAAVEIVLARRVGENDTLYGSVTSADIADALAEKQFDIEKRKIVLHEPLKAIGEFEVPVRIHHDVPAHVKVKIVALGAEHAAPAAPAAPPAPAE, from the coding sequence ATGGAAGTCATTCTGCGTGAACACATCGACAACCTGGGCCGCCGCGGCGACGTGGTGAAGGTGGCGGACGGCTACGCCCGCAACTTCCTCCTGCCGCGCAAGCTGGCCCTGCCCGTCAACGAGCAGAACCGCCGGCAGATCGAGCGCGAGCGCAAGGTCGCCGAGGCGCGCGAGCTGGCCGAGCGCCAGGATGCGGAAGCGATCGCCGCGAAGCTGGCGGCGGTCGAGATCGTCCTGGCCCGCCGCGTGGGCGAGAACGATACGCTCTACGGGTCGGTGACCTCGGCGGACATCGCCGACGCGCTGGCCGAGAAGCAGTTCGACATCGAGAAGCGGAAGATCGTTCTGCACGAACCGCTGAAGGCCATCGGCGAGTTCGAGGTGCCGGTCAGGATCCACCACGACGTGCCGGCGCACGTCAAGGTCAAGATCGTGGCGCTTGGCGCCGAGCACGCGGCTCCGGCCGCACCGGCGGCACCGCCAGCGCCAGCCGAATAG
- a CDS encoding sodium:solute symporter family protein produces the protein MAMVALLCLYGTFLWIGVVAARRARGGAWSDLLVAGRAMPLWLAVFTMTATWVDGGYLLGTVEGTFKSGLALGAQGGLCFGVSLVLGGLFFARRMRHFRFTTLIDPFEARFGKRWAVVLLIPALLGEVFWSAELLVAIGSTLGVMMGLTLTTAILLSAIVVTLYTMLGGMWSVAYTDAFQLALVALGLVVAVPFVFAAAGGMAHAWQTYAAARPSGVGLLPPLRAAGTWSTPSIINWWDVSAMLMLGGIPWNCYFQRVLSCQTPAKAQWHSILAGLLTMAFTVPPLLIGIGGLGVAWPADQLAQIQAQPAEALPMILRYVTPPWVALLGLGAIIGAVTSSFSASILSAASMFTWNCCYRLWKPRLGDVQLTRLIRLSIVALGVLATVLALDVRSVQTLWFFTSDLIFVLLFPQLVFALFDSRVNRIGSIVAFSVSLVLRLGGGEPLFGVPPLIHYPELLARFIPGSAASWYDPADGSLLFPFKTMAAATGVVLLPVVSRLTGRWDAPRPLRNVEAA, from the coding sequence ATGGCCATGGTCGCGCTGCTGTGCCTCTACGGCACCTTCCTGTGGATTGGCGTCGTCGCGGCCCGGAGAGCGCGGGGCGGGGCGTGGAGCGATCTCCTCGTCGCGGGCCGTGCCATGCCACTGTGGCTCGCCGTCTTCACGATGACCGCGACGTGGGTGGACGGCGGCTACCTGCTCGGCACGGTCGAAGGGACCTTCAAGTCGGGACTCGCTCTGGGCGCGCAGGGCGGCCTCTGCTTCGGTGTGAGCCTGGTGCTCGGCGGCTTGTTCTTCGCCCGCCGGATGCGCCACTTCCGCTTCACCACGCTGATCGATCCGTTCGAAGCGCGCTTCGGCAAGCGCTGGGCTGTCGTCCTGTTGATCCCGGCGCTGCTCGGTGAGGTGTTCTGGAGCGCCGAACTGCTCGTGGCGATCGGATCGACGCTTGGCGTGATGATGGGCCTGACCCTGACGACGGCGATCCTGCTGTCCGCGATCGTGGTGACGCTCTACACGATGCTGGGCGGGATGTGGTCGGTCGCCTATACCGATGCGTTCCAGTTGGCCCTGGTGGCGCTCGGTCTCGTCGTCGCGGTGCCGTTCGTCTTCGCCGCCGCGGGCGGGATGGCGCATGCGTGGCAGACCTACGCGGCCGCACGGCCGTCGGGTGTCGGCCTCCTGCCGCCGCTTCGGGCGGCCGGCACATGGAGCACGCCGTCCATCATCAACTGGTGGGATGTCAGCGCGATGCTGATGCTCGGCGGGATTCCGTGGAACTGCTACTTCCAGCGGGTGCTCTCCTGCCAGACGCCGGCCAAGGCGCAATGGCATTCGATCCTGGCCGGGCTGCTCACGATGGCGTTCACCGTGCCGCCGCTCCTGATCGGCATCGGCGGATTGGGCGTGGCGTGGCCGGCGGACCAACTGGCGCAGATTCAGGCGCAGCCCGCCGAGGCGCTGCCGATGATCCTCCGCTACGTGACGCCCCCCTGGGTCGCGCTGCTCGGGCTTGGCGCGATCATCGGAGCGGTCACCTCGAGCTTCAGTGCATCGATCCTCTCCGCCGCGTCGATGTTCACCTGGAACTGCTGCTATCGGCTCTGGAAGCCCCGGCTCGGCGACGTGCAGTTGACGCGGCTGATCCGCCTGTCGATTGTCGCGCTGGGCGTGCTGGCCACCGTGCTTGCGCTGGATGTCCGGAGCGTGCAGACGCTCTGGTTCTTCACGAGCGACCTGATCTTCGTGCTGCTGTTCCCGCAGCTGGTCTTTGCGCTGTTCGATTCCCGCGTGAACCGCATCGGATCGATCGTCGCGTTCTCGGTGTCGCTGGTCCTGCGCCTGGGCGGTGGCGAGCCGCTGTTCGGCGTCCCGCCGCTGATTCACTACCCCGAACTCCTGGCGCGGTTCATCCCGGGCTCGGCGGCGAGCTGGTACGACCCGGCCGACGGATCGCTGCTCTTTCCCTTCAAGACGATGGCGGCGGCGACGGGCGTCGTGCTTCTGCCTGTCGTGTCGCGGCTGACGGGGCGCTGGGACGCGCCCCGCCCGCTGCGCAACGTGGAGGCGGCATGA
- a CDS encoding CDP-alcohol phosphatidyltransferase family protein, protein MTRARVLAWCVHAYTALGLVCAAGIAVLIVGGGDAALRAAFLVMMLATAIDATDGWLARRFRVKEVLPGFDGRRLDDLIDFQTYTCLPLLLLWRAGVLGAASPLWMLVPLVASAYGFCQVEAKTDDNYFLGFPSYWNIVALYLYLIRPPEAWVVVVLVGLAILTFAPARYLYPSHAGPLSTVTNVLALIWAVALVVIVWRGQAAPSWLVLVSLAFPAYYMLASWTVSVRHWRGRLSP, encoded by the coding sequence ATGACACGCGCCCGCGTCCTCGCCTGGTGTGTGCACGCCTACACGGCGCTCGGCCTCGTGTGTGCGGCAGGTATCGCCGTACTCATCGTCGGGGGCGGCGACGCGGCGTTGCGCGCGGCATTCCTGGTCATGATGCTGGCGACGGCGATCGATGCCACCGACGGGTGGCTGGCTCGCCGTTTTCGCGTGAAGGAGGTCCTGCCCGGATTCGACGGCCGCCGCCTCGACGACCTGATCGACTTCCAGACCTACACGTGCCTGCCACTGCTCCTGCTGTGGCGCGCGGGCGTCCTCGGCGCCGCGAGCCCGTTGTGGATGCTCGTGCCCCTGGTCGCAAGCGCGTACGGCTTCTGCCAGGTCGAGGCGAAGACCGACGACAATTACTTTCTCGGATTTCCGTCGTACTGGAACATCGTGGCGCTGTATCTCTACCTGATCCGGCCGCCCGAGGCGTGGGTCGTCGTCGTGCTCGTTGGACTCGCCATCCTGACCTTCGCGCCGGCTCGCTACCTGTATCCATCGCACGCAGGTCCGCTCAGCACCGTCACGAATGTCCTCGCGTTGATCTGGGCTGTCGCGCTCGTCGTCATCGTCTGGCGCGGGCAAGCCGCGCCGTCCTGGCTGGTGCTCGTCTCGCTCGCGTTTCCGGCCTACTACATGCTGGCGTCGTGGACGGTCTCCGTTCGCCACTGGCGTGGTAGACTTTCTCCCTGA
- the dnaB gene encoding replicative DNA helicase — MADLANAAERVLPHNLEAERSVLGAILIQNDAYNLAAELLVPEDFYRDAHRRIFDKIIALSERGAAVDFVTLKEELARAGDLDAVGGPAYVASLVDGVPRATNVEHYAKIVKEKSVLRNLISAANTIVVDAYEADQDAAEILDRAEQSIFRIAEGRIRSGFVSLYDIAQDSVEAIQKAHEEKQLITGVPTGFEELDNLTSGFQKGDLIIVAARPSMGKTSLALNIAQHVGTKVKKTVGVFSLEMSKEQLFLRMLSSEAQIDGHRLRTGFLRTDDWEMLTHALGVLGEAKVFIDDTPSIGVLEMRAKARRLAAEHGLHLLVIDYIQLMQGRGRFDNRTQELGAISRSLKGLAKELSVPVVVLSQLSRAPEARSDHRPLLSDLRESGALEQDADVVLLIYREDAYNREAETQGVAEIIIAKQRNGPTDTVKLAFIRERTRFENLAPGA, encoded by the coding sequence GTGGCTGACCTCGCAAACGCTGCCGAACGTGTCCTTCCGCACAACCTCGAGGCCGAGCGATCGGTGCTCGGCGCGATCCTGATCCAGAACGACGCCTACAACCTGGCGGCCGAACTGCTGGTGCCGGAGGACTTCTACCGCGACGCGCACCGCCGGATCTTCGACAAGATCATCGCGCTCTCGGAACGCGGGGCCGCGGTGGACTTCGTCACGCTCAAGGAAGAGCTGGCACGCGCCGGTGATCTCGACGCCGTGGGCGGACCGGCGTACGTCGCGTCGCTCGTCGATGGCGTGCCGCGCGCGACCAACGTCGAGCACTACGCGAAGATCGTCAAGGAGAAGTCCGTCCTGCGGAACCTGATCTCCGCGGCCAACACCATCGTGGTCGATGCGTACGAGGCCGACCAGGACGCCGCCGAGATCCTCGACCGCGCCGAGCAGTCGATCTTCCGCATTGCCGAAGGGCGCATCCGTTCGGGGTTCGTGTCGCTCTACGACATCGCACAGGACAGTGTCGAGGCCATCCAGAAGGCCCACGAAGAGAAGCAGCTCATCACCGGCGTCCCGACGGGATTCGAGGAACTCGACAACCTCACGTCGGGCTTCCAGAAGGGCGACCTCATCATCGTCGCGGCACGGCCGTCGATGGGCAAGACCAGCCTCGCGCTCAACATCGCGCAGCACGTCGGCACGAAGGTCAAGAAGACGGTTGGCGTGTTCAGTCTCGAGATGTCGAAGGAGCAGCTCTTCCTGCGCATGTTGTCGTCCGAGGCCCAGATCGACGGCCACCGGCTGCGCACCGGGTTTCTGCGGACCGACGACTGGGAGATGCTGACGCACGCCCTCGGCGTGCTGGGCGAGGCCAAGGTGTTCATCGACGACACCCCGTCGATTGGCGTGCTCGAGATGCGCGCCAAGGCACGGCGCCTCGCGGCCGAACACGGCCTGCACCTCCTGGTGATCGACTACATTCAGCTGATGCAGGGGCGGGGCCGCTTCGACAACCGCACTCAGGAACTGGGCGCCATCTCGCGTTCACTCAAAGGCCTGGCCAAGGAGTTGAGCGTTCCCGTCGTCGTGCTGTCGCAGTTGAGCCGCGCGCCGGAGGCGCGCTCCGACCACCGGCCTCTGCTCTCCGACCTCCGCGAATCGGGCGCCCTCGAGCAGGACGCCGACGTCGTATTGCTCATCTACCGCGAGGATGCCTACAACCGGGAAGCGGAGACGCAGGGCGTCGCGGAGATCATCATCGCGAAGCAGCGCAACGGCCCAACCGATACCGTGAAGCTCGCCTTCATCCGCGAACGCACGCGCTTCGAGAACCTCGCGCCCGGAGCCTAG
- the alr gene encoding alanine racemase produces the protein MVRCTVAHVNLAALQANYRAIEAFLDSRTSPERRSPNIVAVVKANAYGHGARHVAQALEQAGATMLACADVEEGIVLRQAGVKGRILVFGALSVSDLAGLFEHDLTPTCSTPAAGRALQAAAAARNRRLRYHLKIDTGMNRLGFRHDNLQRTLPELFASPNLDLAAVYTHFATADDPLDPLFDTQRRRFDEAIGRLDAMGVHPPARHAANSAALVRDPRTWFDFVRPGILLYGVAPFGTGLPVTLRPVLSLRSRIVAVKNVRAGESVGYGGRFVPDTPRLVATVPAGYADGLDTRLGGRGHVLVAGRRAPIVGAVSMDMLAVDVTGLPAEPGDEVVFLGSQGHDEITVREMADAIGTIPYEILCRIGARIERIYDGTD, from the coding sequence GTGGTCCGCTGCACCGTCGCCCACGTCAATCTTGCCGCGCTTCAGGCCAACTACCGCGCCATCGAAGCCTTCCTCGACAGCCGAACGTCGCCGGAACGCCGTTCGCCGAACATCGTCGCCGTCGTCAAGGCGAACGCGTACGGCCACGGCGCGCGCCATGTCGCCCAGGCGCTCGAGCAGGCGGGCGCGACGATGCTGGCGTGCGCGGACGTCGAGGAGGGGATCGTCCTGCGGCAGGCTGGCGTGAAAGGGCGGATCCTGGTGTTCGGCGCCCTGAGCGTGAGCGACCTGGCGGGCCTGTTCGAGCACGACCTCACGCCGACCTGTTCGACGCCGGCCGCAGGACGCGCGCTGCAGGCGGCCGCGGCGGCGCGGAATCGTCGCCTGCGCTATCACCTGAAGATCGACACCGGCATGAACCGGCTCGGGTTCCGCCACGACAATCTTCAACGCACGCTGCCGGAGTTGTTTGCGAGCCCCAACCTCGATCTGGCCGCCGTCTACACCCATTTTGCGACGGCCGACGATCCGCTCGATCCGCTGTTCGACACGCAGCGCCGGCGCTTCGACGAGGCGATCGGGCGCCTCGACGCGATGGGCGTGCACCCACCTGCCCGCCACGCGGCCAATAGCGCCGCGCTCGTTCGCGATCCGCGCACGTGGTTCGACTTCGTCAGGCCCGGCATCCTGCTCTATGGCGTCGCGCCGTTCGGCACCGGGCTTCCGGTAACGCTGCGGCCGGTGCTTTCGCTTCGCAGCCGTATCGTCGCCGTGAAGAATGTGCGGGCGGGGGAGAGCGTCGGCTACGGCGGCCGCTTCGTGCCCGACACGCCGCGGCTCGTCGCCACCGTCCCGGCCGGCTACGCGGACGGGCTCGATACGCGGCTGGGCGGTCGCGGCCACGTGCTGGTGGCCGGCCGTCGGGCGCCGATAGTCGGCGCCGTATCGATGGACATGCTCGCGGTCGACGTGACCGGACTGCCGGCAGAGCCGGGCGACGAGGTCGTGTTCCTCGGAAGCCAGGGACACGACGAGATCACCGTCCGCGAGATGGCTGACGCGATCGGCACGATCCCGTACGAAATCCTGTGCCGCATCGGCGCACGGATCGAGCGGATATATGATGGGACGGACTGA
- the radA gene encoding DNA repair protein RadA, with amino-acid sequence MKDKKSVFVCQECGAQAPKWMGRCADCGAWNSLVEERVQEPVAPGAEAIGASRYALANRGGARLYADIQMADAPRLPTGIEEFDRVLGGGIVPGSLVLLGGEPGIGKSTLLLQVAASFARRVGPVLYSSGEESEHQVKSRGERLGVGDAPLYLLAETCLERILEEAGRLKPALLVVDSIQTVFSLKLQSAPGSIGQVREAATQLLFTAKGHNLPTFLVGHVTKEGSLAGPKSLEHIVDTVLYFEGEHHHVHRIIRAVKNRFGEVSELGVFEMTGTGLRPVPNPSQLFLAERPAASPGSAVVCCIEGSRPILVEVQALVSSSLYGNARRMAIGVDQNRLSLLLAVLEKRAGLNLVGEDVFVNVAGGMTIDEPAADLAVASAITSSVRNRPVRQKTAVFGEIGLAGEIRAVTQAARRVREAAQMGFTRCILPKGNIDPRDLPGGDGCQLVGVAGVGEALDALFE; translated from the coding sequence ATGAAAGACAAGAAATCGGTGTTCGTCTGCCAGGAGTGCGGGGCGCAGGCGCCCAAGTGGATGGGGCGCTGCGCCGACTGCGGAGCCTGGAACTCGCTCGTCGAGGAGCGCGTGCAGGAACCGGTGGCCCCAGGGGCCGAGGCAATCGGCGCGTCCCGCTACGCGTTGGCGAACAGGGGTGGCGCACGGCTGTACGCCGACATCCAGATGGCCGACGCGCCGCGGCTGCCGACCGGCATCGAGGAGTTCGACCGCGTGCTCGGCGGCGGCATCGTGCCCGGCTCACTGGTGCTGCTCGGCGGTGAGCCCGGCATCGGCAAGTCCACGCTCCTGCTGCAGGTGGCCGCCTCGTTCGCCAGGCGCGTGGGACCCGTGCTGTACAGCTCGGGCGAGGAGTCCGAGCATCAGGTGAAGTCGCGCGGCGAACGGCTGGGTGTCGGTGACGCGCCGCTCTATCTATTGGCTGAAACGTGCCTCGAGCGGATCCTCGAGGAAGCCGGCCGTCTGAAGCCGGCGCTGCTGGTGGTCGACTCGATCCAGACCGTTTTCTCGCTCAAGCTTCAGTCGGCGCCGGGCAGCATCGGACAGGTGCGTGAGGCAGCCACTCAGTTGCTCTTCACCGCGAAGGGCCACAACTTGCCGACGTTCCTCGTCGGCCACGTCACGAAGGAGGGCAGCCTCGCGGGCCCGAAGTCGCTCGAGCACATCGTGGACACGGTCTTGTACTTCGAGGGTGAGCACCATCACGTCCACCGGATCATCCGCGCGGTCAAGAACCGGTTCGGCGAAGTATCGGAACTCGGCGTGTTCGAGATGACAGGGACGGGCCTGCGGCCGGTGCCGAACCCCTCGCAACTCTTCCTTGCCGAGCGGCCCGCCGCGTCGCCCGGATCGGCGGTCGTCTGCTGCATCGAGGGGTCGCGTCCGATCCTGGTCGAAGTCCAGGCCCTCGTCAGCAGCAGCCTCTATGGGAACGCCCGGCGGATGGCGATTGGCGTCGACCAGAACCGCCTGTCGTTGCTGCTGGCGGTGCTCGAGAAACGGGCGGGCCTCAATCTGGTGGGCGAGGACGTGTTCGTCAACGTCGCCGGCGGCATGACCATCGACGAACCGGCCGCCGACCTGGCGGTGGCCTCGGCCATCACCTCGAGCGTCCGCAACCGCCCGGTGCGGCAGAAGACGGCTGTTTTCGGCGAAATTGGCCTGGCTGGCGAGATTCGGGCGGTGACTCAGGCTGCCCGACGTGTGAGAGAAGCTGCACAGATGGGGTTCACTCGCTGTATCCTTCCTAAAGGCAACATCGACCCGCGCGACCTGCCAGGCGGCGACGGGTGTCAACTGGTCGGCGTCGCAGGCGTTGGTGAAGCACTCGACGCGCTCTTCGAGTAG